The Rattus rattus isolate New Zealand chromosome 1, Rrattus_CSIRO_v1, whole genome shotgun sequence genome includes a region encoding these proteins:
- the LOC116889946 gene encoding olfactory receptor 6C2-like, whose protein sequence is MRNRTVTTFILLGLTDDILLQILLFIFLLLSYMLSLSGNLTIITLTLIDPRLKTPMYIFLKNFSLLEISLTTACIPRFLHSISSGDKSIAYTACVSQLFFIDLFAVSEFFLLAIMSFDRYVAICKPLHYMTIMNSRVCKNFIFFCWVAALIIILPPFGLGLGLEFCDSDIVDHFCCDAAPLLKISCSDTWLIEQMVIVGAVLTFIITFVCVVLSYVYIIKTILRFPSANQKKKAFSTCSSHMIVVSITYGSCIFIYVKPSSKNDVAINKGISLIITSISPMLNPFIYALRNK, encoded by the coding sequence ATGAGAAACCGAACAGTAACAACCTTCATCTTGCTGGGTCTGACAGATGACATTCTGTTGCAAATTCTGCTTTTcatatttctgcttctttcttacATGCTGAGCTTATCTGGTAACCTAACCATCATCACCCTCACCCTGATTGACCCCCGTCTTAAAACACCTATGTATATTTTCCTCAAAAATTTCTCCTTATTAGAAATTTCACTCACAACTGCTTGTATTCCCAGATTTCTACACAGCATATCATCTGGGGACAAGTCCATTGCCTATACTGCTTGTGTCAGTCAACTTTTTTTTATAGATCTCTTTGCAGTTTCAGAATTTTTTCTTCTAGCTATTATGTCCTttgatcgctatgtggccatctgtaaaCCTCTGCACTACATGACCATCATGAATAGCAGAGTCTGCAAGAACTTCATCTTCTTCTGTTGGGTAGCAGCACTGATCATCATTCTCCCACCATTTGGTCTAGGTTTGGGCCTGGAATTCTGTGACTCAGATATTGTTGATCATTTTTGTTGTGATGCAGCTCCTCTCTTGAAAATCTCTTGTTCAGACACATGGTTGATAGAACAGATGGTGATAGTTGGTGCTGTGTTGACATTCATAATCACCTTTGTGTGTGTTGTCCTTTCCTATGTTTATATCATCAAGACCATTCTGAGATTTCCCTCtgccaaccaaaagaaaaaggccTTTTCTACCTGTTCTTCCCACATGATTGTAGTTTCTATTACTTATGGTAGCTGCATCTTTATTTATGTCAAACCTTCATCCAAGAATGATGTAGCTATCAATAAAGGGATTTCACTTATTATCACATCAATTTCACCAATGTTGAATCCCTTCATTTATGCACTGAGAAACAAGTAA